The Paenibacillus sp. YPG26 genome includes a window with the following:
- a CDS encoding DUF3995 domain-containing protein, with amino-acid sequence MAKRRTVFMAVVFILALILGYSNKGVISFRLFKPQLEELHTIITPAANDRQTFNAMKKLPIDGWPPELNVVQDPATLGDPSGYTFVTLTLTIKNTNYMKMKNLYIDLDPVLANKNQIILYTRDAQYIEVSPFGSSSSLNFNVLLKTNSPDQDEALQILSYSHLYLRWDGDHSTTIDFPEKASFYNYERGTVMEILSWAIGMILFILSALHIYWICGGRWGAAGAIPSRGGEPLFRPSAVSTGVVAILLALAAWLVLELEAIKPVLFPEALLWIGGWLLGAVFTLRAIGDFRWVGFFKKEKGTVFARLDSRFYSPLCLFLGVSILLIMVWG; translated from the coding sequence ATGGCAAAGCGCCGCACTGTCTTTATGGCTGTAGTATTTATTCTTGCACTCATACTGGGCTATTCCAATAAGGGTGTCATTTCATTCCGGCTCTTTAAGCCTCAATTGGAGGAGCTCCATACAATCATCACGCCCGCCGCAAATGACAGACAAACCTTCAATGCAATGAAGAAACTACCTATAGATGGATGGCCCCCGGAGCTTAATGTGGTTCAGGACCCTGCGACGCTGGGTGATCCGTCAGGATACACCTTCGTAACCCTCACCCTGACAATAAAAAATACAAATTATATGAAAATGAAGAACCTGTATATCGACCTGGATCCTGTCCTGGCGAATAAGAATCAGATCATCCTATATACCAGAGACGCGCAATATATTGAAGTATCCCCCTTCGGGAGTTCCTCGTCGCTTAACTTCAATGTGTTATTGAAGACCAATAGTCCCGATCAAGATGAGGCTCTTCAAATTTTGAGTTACAGCCATTTATATTTGAGATGGGATGGTGATCATAGCACAACGATCGATTTCCCTGAGAAAGCAAGCTTTTACAATTATGAAAGGGGTACGGTCATGGAGATTCTGAGCTGGGCTATTGGCATGATTCTATTTATATTAAGCGCGCTTCATATCTATTGGATTTGTGGAGGCCGATGGGGTGCAGCAGGTGCGATTCCCAGCAGGGGAGGGGAGCCGCTGTTTCGCCCATCCGCAGTAAGTACGGGAGTGGTAGCCATTTTGCTGGCTTTGGCGGCTTGGCTGGTGTTAGAGCTGGAGGCGATTAAGCCGGTCTTGTTCCCGGAAGCCTTGCTGTGGATCGGTGGATGGCTGCTTGGAGCGGTATTCACTCTACGTGCTATTGGAGATTTCCGCTGGGTTGGCTTCTTCAAGAAAGAGAAGGGTACGGTATTTGCCCGCCTGGACAGCCGTTTCTATTCCCCGCTGTGCTTGTTCCTAGGGGTGTCCATTCTGCTAATTATGGTATGGGGATGA
- a CDS encoding DUF4179 domain-containing protein has product MSLYDELNNVRIDVSVYEEEILTEMEQKRWEKRVLRKLPKRKSHSMIKWAGLAGALILAVSLIIPLSGTALAKMPLIYRLIESFIQVDNPPDLSNYKTAVGETAENSYGRMTLNEVLVDTDRVLISATLEPIKGVNMDEVSTLSPSILVNGEEAPHPFSSQSFGEENNGTYTITGDVPLNTLPHTPKGNQLQIKISYTIDSKRVVLDKPWVFDVNVSTQQMQKDTVTYELNKPLPLKHGGTVTINKVVSSPVSTILYYDVSQAELGSFWIRLVSKGGKIKELQYYESIFSGERTYHRYGPLDLKKETYWIVAEDKNGKEISPRVPIK; this is encoded by the coding sequence ATGTCCTTATATGATGAGTTAAATAATGTACGGATCGATGTATCGGTGTATGAGGAAGAGATACTGACCGAGATGGAGCAGAAAAGGTGGGAAAAGCGCGTGCTCCGCAAGCTCCCTAAGCGTAAGTCTCATTCCATGATCAAGTGGGCTGGACTGGCAGGTGCCCTCATCTTGGCAGTAAGTCTAATAATTCCGCTGAGCGGTACGGCGCTGGCCAAAATGCCATTGATCTACCGATTAATCGAGAGCTTCATCCAAGTTGATAACCCGCCCGATCTATCCAATTATAAGACAGCTGTTGGTGAGACCGCCGAGAACTCCTATGGCAGGATGACCTTGAACGAAGTGTTGGTCGATACGGATCGTGTATTGATCAGTGCCACATTGGAGCCCATTAAAGGTGTGAACATGGATGAGGTGTCAACCTTGTCTCCCAGCATCTTGGTTAATGGAGAAGAGGCTCCCCATCCCTTTTCTAGCCAATCATTTGGAGAAGAGAACAATGGAACCTACACAATAACCGGGGATGTTCCGCTAAATACCTTGCCTCATACTCCCAAGGGTAATCAACTTCAGATTAAGATTTCCTATACAATAGACAGCAAAAGGGTAGTTCTAGATAAACCATGGGTGTTCGATGTCAATGTATCCACCCAGCAGATGCAAAAGGATACGGTCACCTATGAACTGAACAAGCCTCTTCCACTCAAGCATGGAGGAACGGTTACAATTAATAAGGTCGTAAGTTCACCTGTCTCGACAATACTCTATTACGATGTGAGTCAAGCTGAGCTAGGATCCTTCTGGATCAGACTTGTATCCAAAGGCGGAAAGATAAAAGAACTTCAATATTATGAATCCATATTTAGTGGAGAACGCACTTATCATCGTTATGGCCCCTTGGATCTGAAGAAGGAGACCTATTGGATTGTGGCGGAGGATAAGAATGGCAAAGAGATTAGTCCTCGTGTTCCAATCAAATAA